A genomic region of Porticoccaceae bacterium LTM1 contains the following coding sequences:
- a CDS encoding peptide ABC transporter substrate-binding protein — protein sequence MASFFKVHHRVHIFALLILTVSTLTLGGCGSHESNVERGNSEKILYWGNGTEPQELDPHITTGVPEANIQFALFEGLVTQAPKTLDPLPGMAESWSVSDDGKVYTFKIRKNARWSNGDPLTADDFAWSLWRAMHPKLGNQYSYMYYPIKNAQEFSEGTIKDFSEVGVSATDGNTLVIELDNATPYFLGLLAHHSYYPVHRSTIEAFGEPWERGTQWTRPGNMVTNGPFRLADWKLFKHISVRKNPYYYDTDKVALNGIQFIPTENITTEERMFRAGQLHVTNELPQDKIQYYRDNYPDQLMNKPYLGTYFYRINTRGTTNKALSDQRVRHAISMAINRDQITKKITKGGETSSYTLTPPGTAGYTTTSPLEYNPERARELLTEAGYPDGNGLPEIELLYNSSESHRKIAVGVQQMLKKELNIDVRLRNEDWKVYLASENAGKYQMSRASWIGDYLDPNTFLDLWITGGGNNRTGWSNKEFDSLILDQAPAAQTQEERFALMKKAEAILLNELPVIPIYTYSTKYLVHPSVKGLDANLLDNPLFKYMSLEDTE from the coding sequence GTGGCATCGTTTTTTAAAGTGCATCATCGGGTGCACATTTTTGCTTTGCTGATTCTTACAGTCAGTACGCTCACTCTTGGCGGCTGTGGTAGTCACGAATCAAATGTCGAACGCGGGAACAGCGAAAAAATTTTGTACTGGGGCAATGGCACCGAACCGCAGGAGCTTGACCCCCATATCACCACCGGCGTGCCTGAAGCAAATATTCAATTCGCACTGTTTGAGGGACTGGTCACCCAGGCTCCAAAGACTCTCGATCCACTACCTGGCATGGCTGAATCCTGGTCAGTCAGCGATGACGGCAAGGTATATACTTTCAAAATTCGCAAGAATGCCCGGTGGTCTAATGGTGATCCGCTAACAGCTGATGATTTTGCCTGGTCACTTTGGCGTGCCATGCACCCCAAGCTCGGCAACCAATATTCTTACATGTACTACCCCATCAAAAATGCACAGGAGTTTAGCGAAGGCACAATCAAAGACTTTTCTGAAGTAGGCGTATCAGCTACTGATGGCAACACCTTAGTGATTGAACTGGACAATGCCACCCCTTATTTTCTCGGCCTCCTGGCTCACCATAGTTACTACCCTGTGCATAGATCCACCATTGAAGCATTTGGTGAACCCTGGGAACGCGGAACGCAATGGACTCGCCCAGGCAACATGGTTACCAACGGTCCATTTCGGTTAGCGGACTGGAAGCTGTTTAAGCATATTAGCGTCAGGAAAAACCCATATTACTACGATACCGATAAAGTCGCCCTCAATGGCATTCAATTCATTCCCACAGAAAACATCACTACCGAAGAGAGAATGTTCCGAGCTGGCCAACTGCATGTCACCAACGAATTGCCTCAAGATAAAATTCAGTACTACAGGGATAACTATCCAGATCAGTTAATGAACAAACCTTATCTGGGTACTTATTTTTATCGTATTAACACCAGGGGCACTACCAATAAGGCACTTTCTGATCAGCGTGTCCGCCATGCCATATCAATGGCTATCAATCGCGATCAAATTACCAAGAAGATCACCAAGGGTGGCGAAACCTCCTCTTACACATTAACTCCCCCGGGAACAGCTGGCTACACAACTACCAGCCCCCTTGAGTACAACCCTGAACGTGCTCGAGAACTACTTACCGAAGCAGGATACCCTGACGGTAATGGGCTACCCGAAATTGAGCTTCTGTATAACTCCTCTGAAAGCCATCGAAAAATCGCTGTCGGGGTTCAGCAGATGTTGAAAAAAGAACTGAACATCGATGTCAGGCTTCGCAATGAAGACTGGAAGGTTTATCTGGCATCGGAAAATGCCGGCAAATATCAAATGTCTCGCGCCTCCTGGATTGGTGACTATCTTGATCCCAATACTTTCCTCGATTTATGGATTACTGGTGGAGGGAATAATCGTACTGGCTGGTCCAACAAGGAGTTTGACAGTTTGATTCTTGACCAAGCCCCTGCTGCCCAAACCCAAGAGGAACGTTTTGCACTAATGAAAAAAGCGGAAGCTATTTTATTGAATGAACTGCCAGTAATTCCCATCTACACCTACTCCACCAAATACCTGGTACATCCAAGCGTCAAAGGCCTTGATGCAAACCTTTTGGATAACCCGCTTTTTAAATATATGTCTCTCGAGGATACCGAGTAA
- a CDS encoding ABC transporter permease gives MSQAMTDVLSNAEKGTSLWKDAWHRLQKNRLALFGLGVILFLIVVSLLTPWIAPYGYDAQQLELGATPPSAEHWLGTDNFGRDLLTRIMYGGRMSLAVGFVATGVALLIGVLYGAIAGYVGGRVDAAMMRVVDILYALPFMIFIILLMVVFGRNILLLFLAIGAVEWLTMARIVRGQVQTLRHMEFVEAASSIGLSQWTIIRRHIIPNTLGPVIVYTTLTIPNVMLLEAFLSFLGLGVQPPESSWGLLISYGVETMEEYPWLLIFPGLALSITLFALNFLGDGLRDALDPKSSKD, from the coding sequence ATGAGCCAAGCCATGACCGATGTTTTATCCAACGCAGAAAAAGGCACCAGCTTGTGGAAGGATGCCTGGCACAGGCTGCAAAAAAATCGCCTGGCCCTGTTTGGCTTGGGTGTGATTCTGTTTTTGATTGTTGTTTCGCTGCTAACCCCATGGATAGCACCCTATGGCTATGATGCCCAGCAACTGGAGTTGGGCGCCACACCACCTTCAGCAGAACATTGGCTCGGCACCGATAACTTTGGCCGAGACCTGCTTACACGAATAATGTATGGCGGCCGCATGTCGCTGGCGGTTGGCTTTGTCGCAACAGGTGTAGCACTGTTAATTGGTGTACTGTACGGCGCCATTGCCGGCTATGTCGGTGGACGTGTTGATGCCGCAATGATGCGTGTGGTGGATATTCTCTACGCCCTGCCCTTTATGATTTTTATCATTCTGTTGATGGTGGTATTCGGGCGCAATATTTTGCTGCTGTTTCTGGCCATTGGTGCGGTTGAGTGGCTGACCATGGCGCGGATTGTGCGCGGTCAAGTGCAAACCCTTAGGCACATGGAGTTCGTGGAGGCCGCCAGCTCAATAGGACTCTCCCAGTGGACGATAATTCGTCGCCATATTATTCCCAACACTCTTGGCCCGGTTATTGTTTACACCACCCTGACAATTCCTAACGTGATGTTACTTGAGGCATTTCTCAGTTTCCTTGGCCTCGGTGTGCAACCACCGGAAAGCTCTTGGGGTTTGTTGATCTCCTACGGTGTTGAAACAATGGAAGAGTATCCCTGGCTGCTGATTTTCCCGGGGTTGGCACTCTCAATCACCTTGTTTGCACTTAATTTCCTTGGGGATGGTCTGCGTGACGCCCTGGACCCAAAATCCAGTAAAGATTAA
- a CDS encoding dipeptide ABC transporter ATP-binding protein produces the protein MSLLTVSNLKTYFHTRDGIIKSVDDVSFSIGQGETLAIVGESGSGKSVSCYSLLNLIPQPPGKIEGGTAIFEGRDLLKMPESELRKLRGNEIAMIFQDPMTSLNPYLTVGEQLIEPLVYHKSMDRKLARKRAIKMLDEVGIVNPECRYDCYPHELSGGMRQRVMIGMALITEPKLLICDEPTTALDVTIQAQILKLIADLQKRHNVATLFISHDLAVVADIADKVVVMKQGKIVETNTCQALFNDPQHAYTRQLIDAIPSGSKAIGKQHERTLVKVDSLKTWFKNYSDKANPWVKAIDDISLEIKQGEILGLVGESGSGKSTLGRAILQLAPVTEGRIEFDGQEVSSLPAKEFRPLRRRMQMIFQDPYASLNPRMTVFDTLAEPLLHNKLATRKTVTEQVLKLMDDVGLARAFIRKYPHEFSGGQRQRIAIGRAIATNPDFIVADEPVSALDVTIQAQILDLIQQLVKEREMTMLFISHDLSVVRYLCDRIAVMHHGKLLECDDNNKIFNSPKDPYTQKLLAALPQIETQEIVEV, from the coding sequence ATGTCGTTATTAACTGTTAGCAACCTTAAAACCTACTTTCATACCCGTGACGGCATTATCAAGTCTGTTGATGATGTAAGTTTTTCCATTGGCCAGGGCGAAACGCTTGCCATTGTCGGTGAATCAGGATCAGGGAAGTCTGTCTCCTGCTACAGCCTGCTCAATTTAATCCCTCAACCTCCGGGGAAAATAGAAGGTGGAACTGCCATATTTGAAGGCCGCGATCTGTTGAAAATGCCTGAATCTGAATTGCGAAAATTGCGTGGCAACGAAATCGCGATGATTTTCCAGGATCCAATGACCAGCCTCAATCCCTATTTAACTGTTGGAGAACAGCTGATAGAGCCGTTGGTTTATCACAAAAGTATGGACCGCAAACTGGCTCGCAAACGTGCCATTAAAATGCTTGATGAAGTAGGCATTGTGAATCCTGAATGTCGCTACGACTGTTACCCGCATGAACTATCCGGTGGAATGCGTCAGCGTGTAATGATCGGTATGGCATTAATTACCGAACCGAAACTGCTGATCTGCGACGAACCCACAACAGCCCTCGATGTAACCATTCAAGCTCAAATACTCAAGCTAATTGCTGACCTGCAGAAACGGCACAATGTCGCCACGCTTTTTATCAGCCACGACCTCGCTGTGGTTGCAGACATTGCCGATAAAGTGGTGGTAATGAAGCAGGGAAAAATTGTCGAGACTAATACCTGCCAGGCTCTGTTTAACGATCCACAGCACGCTTACACACGTCAATTGATTGATGCCATCCCTTCTGGCAGTAAAGCAATCGGTAAACAGCACGAGCGCACCCTGGTAAAAGTCGACTCGCTGAAAACATGGTTCAAGAACTACAGCGACAAAGCCAATCCTTGGGTGAAGGCCATTGATGATATTTCCCTGGAAATTAAGCAGGGTGAGATTCTCGGTCTGGTCGGTGAATCCGGGTCAGGTAAGTCCACGTTAGGTAGGGCCATTTTGCAATTGGCACCAGTAACAGAGGGTCGAATTGAATTTGATGGACAAGAAGTTTCTTCACTGCCTGCTAAAGAGTTCCGCCCTCTTCGTCGTCGCATGCAGATGATATTCCAGGATCCTTATGCATCACTAAATCCACGAATGACAGTTTTTGATACCCTTGCCGAGCCACTGCTCCACAATAAATTGGCGACTCGTAAAACGGTCACCGAGCAGGTGCTTAAGCTGATGGATGATGTGGGTCTGGCGCGAGCTTTTATTCGCAAATACCCTCACGAATTTTCTGGTGGCCAGAGGCAGCGTATTGCCATAGGCCGTGCCATTGCTACTAACCCTGACTTTATCGTGGCCGATGAGCCGGTATCGGCGCTTGATGTGACCATTCAGGCACAGATTCTGGACCTCATCCAGCAGCTGGTAAAAGAACGCGAAATGACCATGCTGTTCATTTCCCACGATCTATCGGTAGTTCGTTACCTTTGCGATCGAATTGCAGTGATGCATCACGGGAAATTACTGGAATGTGATGACAACAATAAGATCTTTAACTCCCCTAAAGATCCATACACCCAAAAACTTTTGGCTGCGCTGCCGCAAATAGAGACGCAAGAAATTGTTGAAGTCTGA
- a CDS encoding S9 family peptidase has product MKKLSVVLALAWTFILSPAAFADEKRDMTLNDIAKISYVTSVSTSPNGKWIAYTKSVQRTPYKDKDGRAWSELHISDTKGNSKPFITGEINISSVSWSADSNTIYYLAKRNDDKHPSLYGIPVDGGESTKIYSHVTPIGGYDISKDGKQLVILATDKDPKFKKDLAEKGFKAKVYEEELKFNKALLVDLTAENKVAVPLDTKGHVQQIAFNDNGSGFVAKVSKTPLIDDIYMASKVVVLDSAGQTVSELNVDGKVGHGYWMPNGKSVAYIGVDDVHNPKEGIVKFHSSAKSEAVDLQPGLMGHTMAMDILPKGDVLAVNHIGTGSEVVIIDPKKPGKSSKLKTGDKIVRAVSTPVEGRGFAFIADAPNHPREAFWYERGRMTRLTNSNPWLDDVKLARQESITWKAEDGTEIQGVLTYPLNFEKGKRYPLINFIHGGPEAHMSNGWNMRYSEPVHVAAAKGYFTLAPNYRGSTGRGVAFSKADQHAYADPEFRDIVAGKDYLVEKGMVDPKKVGITGGSYGGFATAWSATALSEHYQAAVMFVGISNQLSKFGTTDIPNEMHLVHARAWPWEDYNWMLERSPIFHAQKHRTPLLIMHGEEDTRVHTSQSLEMYRYLKTLDNAPVRLVLYPGEGHGNRKVGAQMDYSMRLMRWMDHFLVNGETEAPEHDLEHQNKLKKPKEEQQDSNGNHEAHGGDCCSAQL; this is encoded by the coding sequence GTGAAAAAACTATCCGTTGTTCTGGCCCTGGCCTGGACGTTTATTTTATCCCCCGCTGCTTTTGCGGACGAAAAACGGGATATGACACTCAATGATATCGCCAAGATATCTTACGTAACTTCGGTTTCCACTTCCCCCAATGGCAAGTGGATCGCTTACACCAAAAGTGTCCAGCGCACCCCATATAAAGACAAAGATGGCCGCGCCTGGAGCGAACTGCATATCAGCGACACAAAAGGCAATAGCAAGCCATTCATTACTGGCGAGATCAACATCAGCTCTGTCAGCTGGTCTGCCGACAGCAATACCATCTATTACCTGGCCAAGCGCAATGATGACAAACATCCGTCGCTGTACGGCATCCCGGTAGATGGCGGCGAGTCGACCAAAATCTATAGCCACGTGACACCGATCGGTGGTTACGACATCAGTAAGGATGGCAAGCAACTGGTCATCCTGGCGACCGATAAGGATCCAAAATTCAAAAAAGACCTGGCTGAAAAAGGCTTTAAAGCCAAAGTCTACGAAGAGGAGCTTAAGTTCAACAAAGCTCTGTTGGTCGATCTGACTGCCGAAAACAAAGTTGCTGTTCCCCTTGATACAAAAGGCCATGTTCAGCAAATTGCTTTCAACGATAATGGTAGTGGCTTTGTTGCCAAGGTTTCAAAAACACCACTGATTGACGATATCTACATGGCTTCAAAAGTGGTTGTTTTGGACAGCGCCGGACAAACGGTTTCTGAACTTAACGTTGACGGGAAAGTTGGTCACGGTTACTGGATGCCTAACGGCAAGTCTGTTGCCTATATCGGTGTGGACGATGTCCACAACCCGAAAGAAGGTATCGTCAAATTCCACAGCTCTGCCAAAAGCGAAGCTGTTGACCTGCAGCCCGGCCTGATGGGCCATACCATGGCAATGGACATCCTGCCCAAGGGCGATGTGCTGGCTGTGAACCACATTGGCACCGGCAGTGAAGTGGTTATTATCGACCCGAAAAAGCCAGGCAAGAGCAGCAAACTGAAGACAGGCGACAAAATCGTTCGCGCTGTATCGACCCCCGTTGAAGGTCGTGGTTTTGCATTCATTGCAGATGCTCCCAACCACCCTCGTGAAGCATTCTGGTACGAGCGTGGTCGTATGACGCGACTGACTAACAGCAACCCATGGCTGGACGACGTCAAGCTGGCGCGACAGGAATCAATCACCTGGAAGGCCGAAGATGGCACCGAAATCCAGGGCGTTCTGACTTATCCGCTCAACTTTGAAAAAGGTAAACGCTACCCACTGATCAACTTCATTCATGGTGGCCCGGAAGCGCACATGTCAAATGGCTGGAACATGCGTTACTCAGAACCTGTTCATGTCGCTGCAGCTAAGGGCTATTTCACCCTGGCTCCAAACTACCGTGGCAGTACCGGCCGTGGCGTAGCCTTCTCCAAGGCTGACCAGCATGCATATGCAGATCCCGAGTTCCGTGACATCGTTGCCGGTAAGGATTACCTGGTTGAAAAAGGCATGGTAGACCCGAAAAAAGTCGGTATCACCGGTGGCTCTTACGGTGGCTTTGCTACTGCCTGGAGTGCTACTGCACTGAGTGAGCACTACCAAGCTGCAGTAATGTTTGTTGGTATCTCAAACCAGCTTTCCAAATTCGGTACTACCGACATTCCCAACGAAATGCACCTGGTGCACGCTCGTGCCTGGCCATGGGAAGACTACAACTGGATGCTGGAGCGTAGCCCGATTTTCCACGCTCAAAAACATCGTACCCCGCTGCTGATTATGCACGGTGAAGAAGATACCCGCGTTCACACAAGCCAGTCTTTGGAAATGTACCGCTACTTGAAAACCTTGGACAATGCTCCGGTTCGACTGGTGCTGTACCCTGGCGAAGGTCACGGCAACCGTAAAGTTGGTGCCCAGATGGATTATTCCATGCGCCTGATGCGCTGGATGGACCACTTCCTGGTGAACGGTGAAACTGAAGCTCCGGAACATGATCTCGAGCACCAGAACAAGCTGAAAAAGCCGAAGGAAGAACAGCAGGACTCTAACGGTAACCACGAAGCTCATGGTGGTGATTGCTGCTCAGCTCAACTCTAA
- the dnaX gene encoding DNA polymerase III subunit gamma/tau, protein MSYQVLARKWRPRVFHEMAGQEHVLQALINALDNQRLHHAYLFTGTRGVGKTTIARILAKCLNCEQGISSKPCGTCGSCVEINEGRFVDLIEVDAASRTKVEDTRELLENVQYAPTRGRYKVYLIDEVHMLSTHSFNALLKTLEEPPPHVKFLLATTDPQKLPVTILSRCLQFNLKNLSPERITEHLKFVLGEEGVPFEESGLWSLARSADGSMRDALSLTDQAIAHGAGKVTEAEVNAMLGTIDRGWVLSLCQAIAAGDGSQALAIVGQMAEHAPDYHAVMGDMLGLWHRVAIAQTVPDALDNRHGDYQQVLSLAQSISREDVQLCYQIALLCRRDLPMAPDPRSGFEMALLRQLAFKPGTSSMQAPALAEVPAAKKPEPLPAEPPPARVEPTLLDKESSASREPLADREPLANKEPSADKEPLADEKSVARIAPIADSASQTSSNTATQPAVPAPAVVQQPAPQQTVEPKPEPKVTSGAAQALAAIDSDNELSNNALADYESYSDYSDYSHSEPSTSEPVSKQSLQEQVESPQAEKDPLSAVDQLPEDVSEDSWLGIFFRLKLAGVLGNTAANLELLSQASDKFSFRLDASQSSLYEESQQQKLAGALSELLGRTVSVEIETGEVSSETPRLYNERKRAARQQAAVESMNKDPLVNDLCQRMGGQLLENTIEPIE, encoded by the coding sequence ATGAGTTATCAGGTTCTTGCCCGCAAATGGCGTCCGCGCGTATTTCACGAAATGGCGGGGCAGGAGCATGTGCTGCAAGCACTGATAAACGCGTTGGATAACCAGCGTTTACACCACGCCTACCTGTTTACCGGAACCCGCGGAGTGGGTAAAACCACCATCGCTCGCATTCTGGCCAAATGCCTTAACTGTGAGCAAGGCATCAGCTCCAAGCCATGCGGAACCTGCGGCTCCTGTGTAGAGATTAACGAGGGTCGATTTGTCGACCTGATCGAAGTGGATGCGGCCTCAAGAACCAAGGTGGAAGATACTCGCGAGCTTTTGGAGAACGTACAATATGCGCCCACTCGCGGTCGCTACAAGGTGTACCTGATTGACGAGGTGCACATGCTGTCGACTCACTCCTTCAACGCTCTGCTGAAGACGCTGGAAGAACCACCTCCCCACGTTAAATTCCTGTTGGCGACAACCGATCCACAGAAGTTGCCGGTAACTATTCTGTCGCGTTGCCTGCAGTTTAATCTCAAGAATTTAAGCCCCGAGCGTATTACCGAGCACCTGAAGTTTGTACTGGGAGAAGAGGGCGTGCCGTTTGAAGAGTCCGGGCTCTGGTCTTTGGCTCGGTCTGCCGATGGCAGTATGCGTGATGCCCTCAGCCTTACCGATCAGGCCATTGCGCATGGCGCCGGAAAGGTGACCGAGGCAGAAGTCAATGCCATGCTCGGAACCATTGATCGAGGTTGGGTGTTGAGCCTCTGTCAGGCTATTGCTGCCGGTGATGGCTCACAGGCATTGGCTATCGTTGGCCAAATGGCTGAGCACGCACCGGACTACCATGCAGTAATGGGCGATATGCTCGGGCTCTGGCATCGTGTCGCTATTGCTCAAACCGTGCCGGATGCATTGGATAACCGTCATGGTGATTACCAGCAGGTGCTTTCGCTGGCCCAATCCATCAGTCGCGAAGATGTTCAGCTCTGTTACCAGATTGCGCTACTTTGCCGCCGTGATCTGCCTATGGCTCCCGACCCACGCAGTGGCTTTGAGATGGCTCTGTTGCGTCAACTGGCTTTCAAGCCGGGAACCAGTTCCATGCAGGCTCCCGCATTGGCGGAGGTACCCGCCGCAAAAAAGCCTGAACCTCTACCCGCCGAGCCACCACCGGCTCGGGTTGAACCGACATTGCTTGATAAAGAGTCATCAGCGAGTAGAGAGCCCTTAGCCGATAGAGAGCCCTTAGCCAATAAAGAGCCCTCAGCTGATAAAGAGCCTTTAGCGGATGAAAAGTCAGTAGCCAGAATAGCTCCTATAGCTGATAGTGCCTCTCAGACTAGTAGTAATACTGCCACTCAGCCGGCCGTGCCTGCTCCAGCTGTTGTTCAGCAGCCAGCGCCCCAACAAACGGTTGAGCCAAAACCTGAACCAAAGGTCACCTCTGGTGCAGCACAGGCACTGGCGGCAATAGACTCAGATAACGAGCTGTCAAACAACGCTCTCGCCGATTATGAGAGTTATTCTGATTATTCCGATTACAGCCACAGTGAGCCATCGACGTCGGAACCTGTGTCAAAACAGTCACTCCAAGAGCAGGTTGAAAGCCCGCAGGCCGAAAAGGATCCCTTATCTGCTGTTGATCAGCTACCGGAGGACGTCTCTGAAGATAGTTGGCTAGGTATCTTCTTTCGATTGAAGCTTGCAGGCGTCTTGGGGAATACCGCTGCAAACCTGGAGTTGTTATCGCAAGCCAGCGACAAATTTTCATTTCGTCTGGATGCCAGCCAGAGCTCTCTGTATGAGGAGAGCCAACAGCAGAAATTAGCGGGTGCCCTGAGCGAGTTACTGGGTCGCACTGTATCCGTAGAAATTGAAACAGGCGAGGTATCCAGTGAGACACCACGCCTTTACAACGAGCGCAAACGCGCAGCGCGGCAGCAGGCTGCCGTAGAATCCATGAATAAAGACCCGCTGGTAAACGATCTCTGCCAGAGGATGGGTGGGCAATTATTAGAAAATACCATTGAGCCGATTGAGTGA
- a CDS encoding DUF4286 family protein, producing the protein MLIYEVNLTVNDDVAKEYKAWLKTHIDEILAIDGFHAAKMYQRDSDEAGGNGECWTIHYFLESREALNNYFDLHAEKMREDGLKRFGGKFSASRKVLEPMEKFVRSGEDFLQGE; encoded by the coding sequence ATGCTGATTTATGAAGTGAACTTAACGGTCAATGATGATGTGGCCAAAGAGTACAAAGCCTGGCTGAAAACTCATATTGATGAAATTCTCGCCATTGATGGGTTCCATGCTGCCAAAATGTATCAACGCGACTCCGATGAGGCGGGAGGCAATGGTGAATGTTGGACGATCCACTACTTTTTGGAAAGTCGAGAAGCCTTGAATAATTATTTCGATCTCCATGCCGAAAAAATGCGTGAAGATGGACTGAAGCGTTTTGGTGGCAAGTTCAGCGCAAGCCGCAAGGTCTTGGAGCCTATGGAGAAATTTGTCAGATCTGGAGAAGATTTCTTGCAGGGTGAATAA
- a CDS encoding ABC transporter permease subunit, with the protein MLRFTLTRLLQAIPVLLAVVTITFFLVRAAPGDPLSSDKSMPPSVLRALEAQYNLDQPMWQQFTGYVGNLLQGDFGPSFKYPGRSVNELIAAGLPTTAELGLYAMLVAILIGISAGVFAALRPNTAQDYIPMSAAMLGICMPSFLLGPLLVLVFGLWLDWLPISGWGDTPGDKILPAITLGAAYAAYVARLSRGGMLEVMSQDYIRTARAKGLPQWVIVIKHGLRGGLIPVVAFLGPAFAGLLSGSFVVETIFQIPGMGRLYVQGAFNRDYTLIMGTTVLFATLIILFNLLSDLLSVWLNPKLRQQYQGSK; encoded by the coding sequence ATGCTGCGCTTTACGTTAACCCGATTATTGCAGGCAATACCGGTATTGCTTGCCGTTGTAACTATCACTTTTTTCCTGGTTCGGGCCGCCCCCGGGGATCCACTCTCATCTGACAAATCCATGCCACCCTCTGTATTGCGTGCCCTGGAGGCGCAATACAATCTTGATCAACCAATGTGGCAGCAGTTTACGGGTTATGTCGGCAATCTTCTTCAGGGAGACTTTGGACCATCGTTCAAATATCCCGGACGTAGTGTTAACGAACTTATCGCTGCCGGGTTGCCAACTACAGCAGAGCTGGGTTTATACGCTATGCTGGTAGCCATTTTAATCGGCATTTCTGCCGGTGTTTTTGCGGCCTTACGGCCAAATACCGCGCAGGACTATATCCCCATGTCAGCTGCCATGCTGGGAATTTGCATGCCCTCTTTTCTGCTTGGGCCGTTACTGGTTCTGGTGTTTGGATTATGGCTTGATTGGCTGCCCATCTCCGGCTGGGGTGATACCCCCGGCGATAAAATACTGCCGGCTATCACACTGGGTGCTGCCTATGCAGCCTACGTTGCCCGACTGTCGAGAGGCGGGATGCTGGAAGTAATGTCACAGGACTACATTCGCACAGCTCGCGCCAAAGGTTTGCCGCAATGGGTAATTGTGATTAAGCACGGTTTGCGTGGTGGACTGATTCCAGTGGTTGCTTTTTTAGGGCCTGCTTTTGCCGGGCTGCTCTCTGGATCCTTTGTGGTAGAAACCATTTTCCAGATACCAGGTATGGGCAGACTATATGTCCAGGGCGCTTTTAACCGCGACTACACCCTGATTATGGGAACCACTGTACTGTTCGCCACCCTGATCATTCTGTTCAATCTGTTATCCGACCTTCTCTCTGTTTGGCTCAACCCCAAACTGCGCCAGCAATACCAGGGGAGTAAGTAA